The bacterium region GGGGCGTGTTTTTATGCCGACGACGGACTGCCCATTCAGGGTCGGGCTCGACCATATAGATAGGATAAAGAGCGAAACCCCGATAATTATCGTTGACTTCCATGGCGAGGCTACTTCGGAGAAAATAGCTATGGGCAGATTTCTGGATGGTATGGTTTCTGCGGTTATAGGTACTCATACCCATGTCCAGACTGCTGATGAGCAAATCTTGCGCGGCGGAACCGCTTATATAACCGATTGCGGGATGACGGGACCACACGACTCAGTTATCGGGATAAAGACTCACCTTTCGATAGAGCATCTTCTTAAGAGTATCCAAGTGCGTTTTGAACCCGCAACAGGGGGTGTAAGGCTGCAGGGAGTTGTTGTTGAGATAGATAAAAAAACCGCTAAGGCGACGAGCATAAAAAGAATTAATATACCTGTAGAGATAGAATAGTCGTTCGGTTTTTGACCTTTAAGCGGTTGATTTCACCATTTCGATAAATGCTTGAAGTCTCATTTTGGTTCTTGCGTCGGTGTTGAAACTTTCCCCGCCTTCGATGTGAATGTAAGGTATGCTTAGAGCTTTTCTGAAAATCATGTCCTCTATTTGCCTGAAGCAGAATTGCTCCGTGTAGTGGATAACACCATGCACCCCTCGAAGTTTTATTTGTTCCTTTATGTCCTTAATGCGCTCGAAAACTGCGTATGGGTATGTGTACAAACGGTATTGTTCCACTATGTCATCAGTCCTAAATGGCATGGAAAATTGCCTTTGCACCTCGTTGAATACCACCCTTGCGCCGTATTCCTCGATTATGTCGTAGATGTCGCCGAATATAGGGGGAACACCTATGTAAGCTAATCTTATCTTCTTATTTAGCGGTGGTCGTTTTTTCGCTTGCTCGATGAAGCCCATGAGTTTTCCTTCGAACTCATCTGGATTGCCCTCGAAGTCGCTCGTTGAGACGAGGTAAAGGTGATTCTCAAATCCAGTAACCTTATTCTCCTCCCAAGTTAGCCTGTCTATCTCGTGAGCAAGCCTACGAATTTCATCGAGCCGTCGTTTCCATTCCACTATGTCTTCCCAGCTTTTCACGCCTAACGCTTCTGCGAGGTGTTCCATCTCACGCCTGAGCAAATTTTTATCCCTGTCGTATGGATACGAGAATGGTATTACTCTGACTCCCCTCTCCATTAGTGTTTCGGCAAGAGCGTGTGTATTTGAACAGTCACCTTGCATTACGGCTATTACTTCCTTTATGCCCTCTTTTAGGACCACACCGTATATACCCTTAATCCACCAGCATATATTTCTTGGATAGCCGTCAAGGTCAGCTTTCTGGACCATTTCCCTGCGTGCTGGATGAGTTATGAATATGTTGTTCAGGTCAACAGGAACCGCACCCGCAGCAAATATAATCTCAACTGGTATCGTTGTTGTGAATCCCACTCGTCTCATGGTTGTCTTCAAATGCTTTCAAACTTCCATTCGAATATTATGTTTATTTTCTTCCCTCTGCTCAATACAAAGTCGTTTACATGCACGAATGCAGTTTCCTGATATAATCTCTCGAATCCGCCCTCTGACTTTGATATAGTTTTTATAGGGAACATAAAAAGCCTGTCGGACGGTGTTTTTGCCCGAATGGTGAACCTGTATAATTCATCTTTTATCTCGAATTCATTCACATTTGGTATGGTAAGATGTCTTCCTGCAGTATATTCCTTTGGCGAATTTTCAGGGAATTTCACCTTTATGCGCTCTGAGCCTGATGAATGAAGGGCAAAGTGTGTTTCCAGAGCGAATGTGACTTTTGTGGGCTCGCAATCACCTTCCATTTCGTATGCTATGCTCAGTGTGTCGTCCGCTATTTCTATTACTTTTATCATCTCGACGGGCAACCTTGAACTTTCTTTTAGTATGTTGCCATCTCTTTTCAGGATAACCATCGCGTAGTTTTTCGAATGTCTCTCGGCTACCAGCTCGAACTCACCATCTACAAAATCGCCAAGCTCGTTATATTGTAATTTCTCGAATTCCGAAGCGTTGATGTTTCTCTCGATGAAGTGTTCATGTGCGAATCGCCGTATATACCAGTCGTAGATTATTCTTTGGGTTAATCCTTTTTCCTTAGCAGACACATTGTGGTATATCGTTGGATGTTTCTTACTCGTTGGGCTTTGCTCAGCCCTGAGAAGCATATCATGATAGCTTTCCTCCCGTCTGGAGAGGGTATCCACCAAATTCAGTTTGGCAGGGTAAAAAGTTATTTCTTCTATAACTCCGCCTCTGTGGGGTGCGACCCATATTGATAGTTTATTCGTGGCCAGTCTGATTTCTTCGCGCATGTCAGCGTCGAGGTCAATTTTTATTATCGGAGATAGTTTAGCTTTTTTCCTTATTTCGTCTTCAGCTTCTATTAAATTTTTCCACACGGCTCGGCGCAGATGGGGCAAATATAGTCCACCGAATACGCCGTGCCAGTAAGCGCAATTACACTGCGATTTAAAAAGCGCTCTTCGAGCATTGCTGATTGGATGGCCTTCTTTGCTGTATTTTCGAAGCAGCGAGGATACCCATATCATTCGTTTATGCATCCAGTTCGATTCGTGGTATTTGGCGAGGAAATTTCGCCAGAATCCGCCCTTAAGGAACGGTTGCATTTCGTCGAATTTATTTTGTGCTTTTAGCTCTTCTATTAGTTTGTGGAATTCTCTGGCAAGTCTTGGCGGTAGTGTCCATTCGCTCATCTCAAAATAAGAACATGTCGGCAGATATACTCTACCTTTTGGGGGGAGATTTTTTAGAGCCTCGGATGGCGTTGTTGTTTTTATCCATGATGAATTGTTCTCCAATGCAGTCAGAAATTTTTCCATCCAGCCCTGTTTCCATACCCACTTATATGTCTTTGGCCAGAATCCGTATTTTTCTCCGTCATCGGCTGAGACGATAAGATTTTCGCCCGATTCGTCGGCGATGTTGCGCAGGTATTCAATGGTTTCCTCCACTCTTAAGAAAGGCATAGTGTATCGCAATTTTTCGTTTATGGGGAAAATGGTGATTGTGTTTCCGCGATCATCCGTGGTGAAGTAACCAAAAAGTTCTCTGCCAACGATACCCACGGACTTGAGGTGATAATCGTCTATCATAGTGTATTTAACGCCGGCTTTGGCGAGTATTGAAGGAATATTAGGTTCCCAGACTCTTTCCGCAAGCCATATTCCCGAGGGTTTTATGCCGAATTCTTTTTCGAAGAAATCGTTCGCCAAATTTATTTGTGCCAGAGCGTCTTCAGTGGGTATTACGGTGAGTATGGGTTCGTAAAAACCTCCGCCCATAAGCTCGCACTGTCCCCGTGAAACCATTAAGGCGATTTTCTCTATAAGTTCAGGTTCTTTTTCCTGGAAGTATTCCCATACTGGTCCGCTTATATGAAGCACAAATTTTATATTTGGGTGTTTGTAAAGTTTTGTGAAAAGTGGTTTATACGAGGTTTTTGTCGCATGCATTAATATGTGTTCGAAATTGCCTACAGGCTGATGAATGTGGAAAGCGAGTATGAAATTTATTTTTGCAGTCATAGCACCTCCATTATCACTTTGTTGGTGTGACGAGATAAAAGTTAATATTCGAGGCCCAGTGAAAGGTAATATCTTGGTTTTCCATATATGTGTTTCATGTCACATCTCCAGGCTATGTCATACTGAAAAGCGAACACCCAAAGCCAGAATCTCATGCCGAATCCCACGCCCATTTTGGGGTCCTTAAGTCGGCCGTCGCGGAAAAAGGCGATGCTTCTTGGCGAACCATGTGTGGCAGCGCCTAAGTCAGCAAACAATGCACCGTATAACTTGCTTATAGTTATCGGTGGGAAGCCAAGATCAAGGTATTTGACGAATGGATATCTGAATTCGAGGTTCAAAAGTATGTACTTGTTTCCCTCAAGCTCAAAATAATCGTATCCCCTCAATGGAACGACGAGTTTGTTTATGTAAATGTCCGAAAGGGAGTAGAAGTCCTTCTTTGCGAGATGATAGTTTATCCACTCCTCGGTTCCGCCGAGATAATATATTTTTGGTTTTTTGCCCCACGAATGTCCTCCAGAAAGTCTGAGCGCGAGGGAGTAGTTGTCTCCGAAATGAATGTATTTTCTATAGTCGATTTCGACAGCGGAATGTGGCAATGAGTTTCTGCCCACTTCGGGTATGTACTCAAGACTTATTCTCTTTCTCTCGCCTGCGACTGGCCCGACATATCCCCACAACGAGTTGTCCCCAACCAAAGCTGCGCCAAAAAGTAAAT contains the following coding sequences:
- a CDS encoding TIGR00282 family metallophosphoesterase — its product is MVEKVTVLFIGDIYAKPGRMAVRKLLPELREKFKPDIVIANAENVAGGFGITENLALKLFRYGVDVITLGNHTWNKREDLGDALDKYEYLLRPANYPPGNQGHGSTIFTSPSGVKIGVINLMGRVFMPTTDCPFRVGLDHIDRIKSETPIIIVDFHGEATSEKIAMGRFLDGMVSAVIGTHTHVQTADEQILRGGTAYITDCGMTGPHDSVIGIKTHLSIEHLLKSIQVRFEPATGGVRLQGVVVEIDKKTAKATSIKRINIPVEIE
- a CDS encoding 2-hydroxyacyl-CoA dehydratase, whose product is MRRVGFTTTIPVEIIFAAGAVPVDLNNIFITHPARREMVQKADLDGYPRNICWWIKGIYGVVLKEGIKEVIAVMQGDCSNTHALAETLMERGVRVIPFSYPYDRDKNLLRREMEHLAEALGVKSWEDIVEWKRRLDEIRRLAHEIDRLTWEENKVTGFENHLYLVSTSDFEGNPDEFEGKLMGFIEQAKKRPPLNKKIRLAYIGVPPIFGDIYDIIEEYGARVVFNEVQRQFSMPFRTDDIVEQYRLYTYPYAVFERIKDIKEQIKLRGVHGVIHYTEQFCFRQIEDMIFRKALSIPYIHIEGGESFNTDARTKMRLQAFIEMVKSTA
- a CDS encoding DUF1926 domain-containing protein; its protein translation is MTAKINFILAFHIHQPVGNFEHILMHATKTSYKPLFTKLYKHPNIKFVLHISGPVWEYFQEKEPELIEKIALMVSRGQCELMGGGFYEPILTVIPTEDALAQINLANDFFEKEFGIKPSGIWLAERVWEPNIPSILAKAGVKYTMIDDYHLKSVGIVGRELFGYFTTDDRGNTITIFPINEKLRYTMPFLRVEETIEYLRNIADESGENLIVSADDGEKYGFWPKTYKWVWKQGWMEKFLTALENNSSWIKTTTPSEALKNLPPKGRVYLPTCSYFEMSEWTLPPRLAREFHKLIEELKAQNKFDEMQPFLKGGFWRNFLAKYHESNWMHKRMIWVSSLLRKYSKEGHPISNARRALFKSQCNCAYWHGVFGGLYLPHLRRAVWKNLIEAEDEIRKKAKLSPIIKIDLDADMREEIRLATNKLSIWVAPHRGGVIEEITFYPAKLNLVDTLSRREESYHDMLLRAEQSPTSKKHPTIYHNVSAKEKGLTQRIIYDWYIRRFAHEHFIERNINASEFEKLQYNELGDFVDGEFELVAERHSKNYAMVILKRDGNILKESSRLPVEMIKVIEIADDTLSIAYEMEGDCEPTKVTFALETHFALHSSGSERIKVKFPENSPKEYTAGRHLTIPNVNEFEIKDELYRFTIRAKTPSDRLFMFPIKTISKSEGGFERLYQETAFVHVNDFVLSRGKKINIIFEWKFESI